From Montipora foliosa isolate CH-2021 chromosome 6, ASM3666993v2, whole genome shotgun sequence, a single genomic window includes:
- the LOC138006565 gene encoding carbohydrate sulfotransferase 11-like, with product MVCLFFQINHAKRQQDRRQMIRDYCKNSTNNGDIFHQLPNRNYFNLVVSDKYKFIICYVPKTGASQWKRALINILANREVKADPDTISLFNHSLFTFLNRYPPKKRQEMLKSYTTFFFVREPFERLLSAYRDKFVTYTTPLYAKTGQEIVSKVRKSPKDGTDDDRNLPTFDEFTEYLDTLPDPSSWDMHWRPSHQTCYPCAIDYDYVGHFETAKEDADYILKQLNLDKIVEFPSFSGSRTPEHLKTHYSQIPLDRIIRLHERYRPDFDMFGYKYPDAIKGLFQGLT from the coding sequence atggtttgtttattttttcagaTCAATCACGCAAAGAGGCAACAAGATCGACGTCAAATGATCCGAGACTACTGCAAGAACTCCACAAATAACGGAGACATTTTCCACCAGCTCCCAAATCGAAATTACTTCAACCTTGTCGTTAGTGACAAGTACAAGTTCATCATTTGTTATGTTCCAAAAACTGGAGCGAGCCAATGGAAACGGGCGCTGATCAATATTCTCGCAAATCGCGAGGTGAAAGCAGATCCAGACACGATCAGTTTATTTAATCACAGCCTCTTTACGTTTTTGAATAGGTATCCACCGAAAAAGAGGCAGGAGATGTTAAAATCATACACAACATTTTTCTTTGTCCGGGAACCTTTTGAGCGCTTACTATCTGCTTACAGGGACAAATTTGTTACTTATACGACGCCCTTGTATGCGAAGACGGGACAAGAAATTGTCAGCAAAGTAAGAAAATCTCCAAAAGACGGAACTGATGATGATCGAAACTTGCCAACGTTTGATGAGTTCACTGAATATCTCGACACTTTGCCTGATCCTTCGAGCTGGGACATGCACTGGCGCCCATCTCACCAGACATGCTATCCTTGTGCAATCGATTATGACTACGTTGGACATTTTGAAACAGCCAAGGAAGATGCCGACTACATTTTAAAGCAGTTGAATTTGGACAAGATTGTGGAATTTCCGTCGTTCAGTGGATCTAGAACCCCAGAGCACCTAAAGACACATTATTCGCAAATTCCTCTTGATCGTATTATTAGACTTCACGAGAGATACCGACCTGACTTCGATATGTTTGGCTACAAATACCCGGACGCCATTAAAGGACTCTTTCAGGGCTTGACTTAA
- the LOC138008460 gene encoding uncharacterized protein, with product MRRAPNFKYAANCCVPKCTKKLYRTENGKKISYFKFPDDVNLKKRWLHAIRRDECKDFTVNQNTKICSRHFKPEDFVKSVGGQRIYVREGVVPLRFSWSQSSPLKRRPPKKRMFTSNTDTELIVSQTTSATETNADNCTSSAAGSSADHDVQNDTDTQGITTEDFKELLEKLKSLELENASLKAEIGVLKRQKGLADSRVFQLRNFTSDEDIAFYTGFPNFATFNAVYEFLNTGTNGENIRYCSSKERSVPKRFYDENENETEEPEECTHKGRKRSLEAREEFFLVLCRLRRGFAEKHLAHLFHISQSTVSRIFLSWINYLYLKFGQVSIWANKEVVTVTMPDSFKDKYSSTRVIIDCTEIRCQMPSSLLLNSKLFSSYKNHVTLKGLVGIAPSGAITFISQLYSGSISDREIVERSGFLKLDFDKGDTVMADKGFTIEDLLPLGVNLNIPPFLGLYNQMTAQDVIKTQEIASVRIHIERAINKVKNFRIWDSVVPLSLFGVVNQMWSVCAFLCNMHDPLIST from the coding sequence ATGCGAAGGGCgccaaattttaaatatgcggCAAATTGTTGTGTTCCCAAATGCACCAAAAAGCTGTACAGGActgaaaatggaaagaaaatttcctacttcaagtttccagatgatgtgAACCTCAAGAAACGTTGGCTGCATGCTATTCGTCGCGACGAATGTAAGGATTTTACTGTCAACCAAAACACGAAGATTTGCTCTCGTCACTTTAAACCTGAGGACTTTGTTAAGTCTGTCGGAGGCCAGCGTATTTATGTCAGGGAAGGGGTCGTGCCCTTACGTTTTTCTTGGTCACAAAGTTCTCCGCTAAAGAGAAGGCCTCCTAAGAAACGTATGTTTACGTCGAATACAGACACAGAGTTGATAGTATCTCAAACAACTAGTGCAACTGAAACCAACGCTGATAACTGCACTTCATCGGCGGCTGGTAGCTCTGCTGATCATGACGTGCAAAACGACACGGATACGCAAGGAATCACGACAGAAGATTTCAAAGAACTTCTCGAAAAACTGAAGAGTTTGGAGCTTGAAAATGCTTCGCTAAAGGCTGAAATAGGAGTTTTGAAACGTCAGAAGGGTCTTGCAGATTCTCGCGTTTTTCAGTTGCGAAATTTTACCTCTGACGAGGACATCGCCTTTTACACCGGCTTTCCTAACTTTGCTACATTTAATGCTGTATATGAATTTTTGAACACTGGAACGAATGGGGAGAACATTAGGTACTGCTCGTCAAAAGAAAGAAGTGTCCCAAAGCGTTTTTATGATGAGAACGAAAATGAAACCGAGGAACCAGAGGAATGCACTCACAAAGGTAGAAAAAGGAGCTTAGAAGCAAGAGAGGAGTTTTTCCTTGTACTCTGCAGACTAAGAAGGGGATTTGCAGAAAAGCATCTGGCTCACTTGTTTCATATCTCTCAGTCAACAGTGAGCAGGATATTCCTGTCCTGGATAAATTACTTGTATCTTAAATTTGGTCAGGTATCTATATGGGCAAATAAGGAGGTTGTTACAGTTACTATGCCAGACAGCTTTAAAGACAAATACTCTTCCACCCGTGTAATAATCGATTGCACAGAGATTAGATGTCAGATGCCTTCCAGCCTTCTTTTGAATTCGAAACTGTTCAGCTCGTATAAAAACCACGTAACTCTGAAAGGCCTAGTTGGAATTGCTCCTAGTGGAGCTATAACTTTTATCAGTCAACTATACAGTGGAAGTATTTCCGATCGCGAAATTGTTGAGAGAAGTGGTTTtctgaagttagattttgaTAAAGGTGACACTGTGATGGCCGATAAAGGCTTTACAATTGAAGATCTCCTTCCACTGGGTGTGAACCTAAACATTCCACCATTTCTAGGGTTGTATAACCAAATGACAGCACAAGATGTTATCAAGACCCAGGAAATTGCCTCGGTAAGAATACATATCGAACGAGCTATTAACAAAGTCAAGAACTTCCGCATTTGGGATAGTGTCGTACCACTTAGTCTATTTGGGGTGGTAAATCAAATGTGGAGTGTCTGTGCctttttgtgtaacatgcacGATCCTCTTATTTCCACGTAA